A single genomic interval of Camelina sativa cultivar DH55 chromosome 11, Cs, whole genome shotgun sequence harbors:
- the LOC104726798 gene encoding BAG family molecular chaperone regulator 7, with protein MSWFHRLDLIDPYTCSPLTTIVEPSSLFLGFPSFIDDDDVEDLLHFSSPSPLDLFETVTDLVQIDKSPSSSCKYKVIRRRLEPEYPLKYLCDRVSDLESKFDRLVSPKSRDCDRKYTLTKEIKGSGEKKYKWEAEIQGPPGRKYKVEAEMDGEKESKYKWEAEFEGPGEKKYKWTTEVKGGKKDEESLKLVALKKEKAKAKAKAIAAAEAEKEKKKKKKKSYNWTTEVKSERENGEVSHTYIIKASTGCEKKKHEDKEKKEKKSKKKEKTRVVAIEEEEEEEEDESQEHGAIILRKAFSRRNGAVRAKKGKNKEMPPDYAAAMIQRAFKAYLIRRSKSLRALRDLAIAKTKLKELRASFHNFSYRRLIARDAEERQKFSEKIIVLLLTVDAIEGVDVMVRGAKRSMVDELEAMLDVVDPQPQGGKSLSMRRRTFDMPDSLIRKEIADGVTQIVQMLETEEE; from the exons atGAGTTGGTTCCATAGACTCGATCTCATCGACCCGTACACGTGTTCACCACTCACCACCATTGTTGAACCTTCCTCattgtttttagggtttccttCCTTCATCGACGACGACGATGTTGAGGATCTACTCCATTTCTCATCCCCTAGTCCACTCGATCTATTCGAGACAGTGACGGATCTGGTTCAGATCGACAaatctccctcttcttcttgcaAGTACAAGGTGATTCGTCGGAGGCTTGAGCCGGAGTATCCTCTCAAGTATCTTTGTGATCGTGTTTCTGATTTGGAATCCAAGTTTGATAGGTTGGTTAGTCCTAAGAGCCGTGACTGTGATAGGAAGTATACATTGACCAAAGAGATTAAGGGAAGTGGTGAGAAGAAGTATAAATGGGAAGCGGAGATTCAAGGACCACCGGGGAGGAAGTACAAGGTGGAGGCGGAGATGGATGGGGAGAAGGAGAGCAAGTACAAGTGGGAAGCTGAGTTTGAAGGTCCTGGAGAGAAAAAGTATAAATGGACGACTGAGGTTAAAGGAGGGAAGAAGGATGAAGAAAGTTTAAAGCTTGTTGctttgaagaaggagaaggccaAGGCCAAGGCCAAAGCCATTGCTGCTGCTGAagcggagaaggagaagaagaagaagaagaagaaaagttacAATTGGACGACGGAGGTGAAGAGTGAGAGGGAGAATGGAGAGGTTTCGCATACTTACATCATCAAGGCTTCTACTGGATGCGAGAAAAAGAAGCATGAggacaaggagaagaaggagaagaagagcaagaagaaggagaaaactcGTGTTGTAGCCatcgaggaagaggaggaggaagaagaagatgagtcgCAAGAACATGGAGCTATCATCCTCAGGAAG GCGTTTTCGAGAAGAAATGGAGCTGTTAGGGCTAAGAAGGGGAAGAACAAGGAAATGCCACCTGACTATGCGGCTGCGATGATCCAGAGGGCCTTCAAAGCTTATTTGATTCGTCGCTCTAAATCACTGCGTGCTCTTCGTGATCTAGCTATTGCAAAGACTAAACTGAAGGAGCTAAGAGCTTCATTCCACAACTTCAGCTACCGTCGCTTGATTGCTCGTGATGCAGAGGAGCGCCAGAAATTCTCAGAAAAAATCATTGTACTCCTCCTCACTGTTGATGCCATAGAG GGAGTTGATGTAATGGTTCGAGGAGCAAAGAGATCCATGGTGGATGAGCTTGAAGCAATGTTGGATGTGGTAGATCCGCAACCACAGGGAGGGAAATCATTGTCGATGAGAAGAAGGACATTCGATATGCCAGACAGTTTGATCCGCAAAGAAATCGCAGACGGAGTGACTCAGATCGTCCAGATGcttgaaacagaagaagagtgA
- the LOC104726799 gene encoding 40S ribosomal protein S20-2: MAYQAMKPTKAGLDEPLEQIHKIRITLSSKNVKNLEKVCTDLVRGAKEKRLRVKGPVRMPTKVLKITTRKAPCGEGTNTWDRFELRVHKRVIDLFSSPDVVKQITSITIEPGVEVEVTIADS, encoded by the exons ATGGCTTACCAAGCAATGAAGCCAACTAAGGCTGGTTTGGACGAACCACTTGAGCAAATTCACAAGATCAGGATCACTCTCTCCTCCAAGAATGTTAAGAACTTggaaaaag TGTGCACTGATTTGGTTCGTGGAGCTAAGGAAAAGAGACTAAGAGTTAAGGGACCAGTGAGAATGCCCACTAAGGTTCTTAAGATCACTACCCGAAAAGCTCCTTGTGGTGAAG GAACCAACACATGGGACAGATTTGAACTTAGGGTTCACAAGCGTGTGATTGATCTCTTCAGCTCTCCTGATGTTGTCAAGCAGATCACTTCCATTACCATTGAACCTGGTGTTGAGGTCGAGGTCACCATCGCCGACTCGTAG
- the LOC104726800 gene encoding chloride conductance regulatory protein ICln isoform X2: protein MVAGLREFALRSRDGSGKPVLDESNGEELMHVQPSVAVALGNRPVESPGTLYITSRKLIWLSDVDMAKGYAVDFLSISLHAVSRDPEAYSSPCIYAQIEVGEDEDDDDSDTESTEVLDLSKIREMRLVPSDSTQLETMFDVFCECAELNPEPVEEEEEEEESGHNWVFSADQMDVRGGADEDAEWQISQSPTSVIGHSNGDEGLAQPMLELQINDQRFEDAEEMVHESETKDHH, encoded by the exons ATGGTGGCTGGTCTAAGAGAGTTCGCACTTAGGTCCAGAGATGGCTCCGGAAAGCCGGTACTTGACGAATCTAACGGCGAG GAACTTATGCACGTCCAGCCTTCCGTCGCCGTCGCTCTCGGAAACCGTCCCGTTGAGTCTCCCGGAACTCTCTACATCACTTCCAG GAAACTAATTTGGCTGAGCGATGTAGACATGGCTAAAGGTTATGCTGTTGATTTCTTATCTATATCGCTTCACGCTGTTTCTAGAGATCCTGAAGCTTACTCATCTCCTTGTATATATGCTCAG ATTGAAGTTGGagaagatgaggatgatgatgactctGATACTGAATCCACTGAGGTTTTGGACTTATCAAAGATCAGAGAGATGAGGCTTGTTCCTTCTGACTCTACGCAgt TGGAGACGATGTTTGATGTATTCTGCGAGTGTGCTGAGCTGAATCCTGAACCTGTTGAAG aagaagaagaagaagaagaaagtgggcATAATTGGGTGTTCAGTGCTGATCAGATGGATGTTCGTGGAGGAG CAGATGAAGATGCTGAGTGGCAAATATCTCAGAGTCCGACAAGTGTAATTGGTCATTCCAATGGAGATGAAGGTCTTGCTCAGCCTATGCTTGAG CTCCAAATCAATGATCAGAGGTTTGAGGATGCAGAAGAGATGGTTCATGAAAGTGAGACAAAGGATCATCACTAG
- the LOC104726800 gene encoding chloride conductance regulatory protein ICln isoform X3 yields MVAGLREFALRSRDGSGKPVLDESNGEELMHVQPSVAVALGNRPVESPGTLYITSRKLIWLSDVDMAKGYAVDFLSISLHAVSRDPEAYSSPCIYAQIEVGEDEDDDDSDTESTEVLDLSKIREMRLVPSDSTQLETMFDVFCECAELNPEPVEEEEEEEESGHNWVFSADQMDVRGGDEDAEWQISQSPTSVIGHSNGDEGLAQPMLELQINDQRFEDAEEMVHESETKDHH; encoded by the exons ATGGTGGCTGGTCTAAGAGAGTTCGCACTTAGGTCCAGAGATGGCTCCGGAAAGCCGGTACTTGACGAATCTAACGGCGAGGAACTTATGCACGTCCAGCCTTCCGTCGCCGTCGCTCTCGGAAACCGTCCCGTTGAGTCTCCCGGAACTCTCTACATCACTTCCAG GAAACTAATTTGGCTGAGCGATGTAGACATGGCTAAAGGTTATGCTGTTGATTTCTTATCTATATCGCTTCACGCTGTTTCTAGAGATCCTGAAGCTTACTCATCTCCTTGTATATATGCTCAG ATTGAAGTTGGagaagatgaggatgatgatgactctGATACTGAATCCACTGAGGTTTTGGACTTATCAAAGATCAGAGAGATGAGGCTTGTTCCTTCTGACTCTACGCAgt TGGAGACGATGTTTGATGTATTCTGCGAGTGTGCTGAGCTGAATCCTGAACCTGTTGAAG aagaagaagaagaagaagaaagtgggcATAATTGGGTGTTCAGTGCTGATCAGATGGATGTTCGTGGAGGAG ATGAAGATGCTGAGTGGCAAATATCTCAGAGTCCGACAAGTGTAATTGGTCATTCCAATGGAGATGAAGGTCTTGCTCAGCCTATGCTTGAG CTCCAAATCAATGATCAGAGGTTTGAGGATGCAGAAGAGATGGTTCATGAAAGTGAGACAAAGGATCATCACTAG
- the LOC104726800 gene encoding chloride conductance regulatory protein ICln isoform X1 — translation MVAGLREFALRSRDGSGKPVLDESNGEELMHVQPSVAVALGNRPVESPGTLYITSRKLIWLSDVDMAKGYAVDFLSISLHAVSRDPEAYSSPCIYAQIEVGEDEDDDDSDTESTEVLDLSKIREMRLVPSDSTQLETMFDVFCECAELNPEPVEEEEEEEESGHNWVFSADQMDVRGGADEDAEWQISQSPTSVIGHSNGDEGLAQPMLELQINDQRFEDAEEMVHESETKDHH, via the exons ATGGTGGCTGGTCTAAGAGAGTTCGCACTTAGGTCCAGAGATGGCTCCGGAAAGCCGGTACTTGACGAATCTAACGGCGAGGAACTTATGCACGTCCAGCCTTCCGTCGCCGTCGCTCTCGGAAACCGTCCCGTTGAGTCTCCCGGAACTCTCTACATCACTTCCAG GAAACTAATTTGGCTGAGCGATGTAGACATGGCTAAAGGTTATGCTGTTGATTTCTTATCTATATCGCTTCACGCTGTTTCTAGAGATCCTGAAGCTTACTCATCTCCTTGTATATATGCTCAG ATTGAAGTTGGagaagatgaggatgatgatgactctGATACTGAATCCACTGAGGTTTTGGACTTATCAAAGATCAGAGAGATGAGGCTTGTTCCTTCTGACTCTACGCAgt TGGAGACGATGTTTGATGTATTCTGCGAGTGTGCTGAGCTGAATCCTGAACCTGTTGAAG aagaagaagaagaagaagaaagtgggcATAATTGGGTGTTCAGTGCTGATCAGATGGATGTTCGTGGAGGAG CAGATGAAGATGCTGAGTGGCAAATATCTCAGAGTCCGACAAGTGTAATTGGTCATTCCAATGGAGATGAAGGTCTTGCTCAGCCTATGCTTGAG CTCCAAATCAATGATCAGAGGTTTGAGGATGCAGAAGAGATGGTTCATGAAAGTGAGACAAAGGATCATCACTAG
- the LOC104726800 gene encoding chloride conductance regulatory protein ICln isoform X4: protein MVAGLREFALRSRDGSGKPVLDESNGEELMHVQPSVAVALGNRPVESPGTLYITSRKLIWLSDVDMAKGYAVDFLSISLHAVSRDPEAYSSPCIYAQIEVGEDEDDDDSDTESTEVLDLSKIREMRLVPSDSTQLETMFDVFCECAELNPEPVEEEEEEEESGHNWVFSADQMDVRGGDEDAEWQISQSPTSVIGHSNGDEGLAQPMLELQINDQRFEDAEEMVHESETKDHH, encoded by the exons ATGGTGGCTGGTCTAAGAGAGTTCGCACTTAGGTCCAGAGATGGCTCCGGAAAGCCGGTACTTGACGAATCTAACGGCGAG GAACTTATGCACGTCCAGCCTTCCGTCGCCGTCGCTCTCGGAAACCGTCCCGTTGAGTCTCCCGGAACTCTCTACATCACTTCCAG GAAACTAATTTGGCTGAGCGATGTAGACATGGCTAAAGGTTATGCTGTTGATTTCTTATCTATATCGCTTCACGCTGTTTCTAGAGATCCTGAAGCTTACTCATCTCCTTGTATATATGCTCAG ATTGAAGTTGGagaagatgaggatgatgatgactctGATACTGAATCCACTGAGGTTTTGGACTTATCAAAGATCAGAGAGATGAGGCTTGTTCCTTCTGACTCTACGCAgt TGGAGACGATGTTTGATGTATTCTGCGAGTGTGCTGAGCTGAATCCTGAACCTGTTGAAG aagaagaagaagaagaagaaagtgggcATAATTGGGTGTTCAGTGCTGATCAGATGGATGTTCGTGGAGGAG ATGAAGATGCTGAGTGGCAAATATCTCAGAGTCCGACAAGTGTAATTGGTCATTCCAATGGAGATGAAGGTCTTGCTCAGCCTATGCTTGAG CTCCAAATCAATGATCAGAGGTTTGAGGATGCAGAAGAGATGGTTCATGAAAGTGAGACAAAGGATCATCACTAG
- the LOC104726801 gene encoding uncharacterized protein LOC104726801: protein MAFWSAENATKAYLSTLKTDQRTKEPNVAEFISALAAGNSARKIAVACAGAANADILVALIAAANQTRGQVVCVLRGIEELIISKKMLEPSEIHQIQFVVGESNDDTLINDHFGEADFVLVDCNLENHQEIVIKILNHHEENARTGGGRGVAVVVGYNAFSRGSWRFIDGRKTQFLPIGEGLLLTRVKDNQKMVMMNDHHRDHARKSRWVVKVDKCTGEEHVFRVRVPRGEAIIEA from the exons atggcttTTTGGTCTGCTGAGAATGCTACTAAAGCCTATCTTAGTACATTGAAAACG GATCAAAGGACAAAAGAACCAAACGTTGCCGAATTCATATCAGCTCTAGCTGCCGGCAATAGCGCTAGAAAGATAGCCGTGGCTTGCGCCGGAGCAGCAAACGCCGACATACTCGTTGCCCTAATCGCAGCAGCTAACCAAACACGCGGTCAAGTTGTATGCGTTTTACGTGGCATCGAAGAGCTAATCATATCCAAGAAAATGTTGGAACCATCAGAGATTCATCAGATACAATTCGTAGTCGGAGAGTCTAACGACGACACTTTAATAAATGATCATTTTGGAGAAGCCGATTTCGTCCTCGTCGATTGTAACCTAGAGAACCACCAAGAGATCGTTATAAAGATCCTTAATCACCATGAAGAAAACGCAAGAACCGGCGGTGGTAGGGGTGTGGCGGTTGTGGTTGGTTATAACGCGTTTTCGAGAGGCTCATGGAGGTTTATCGATGGGAGGAAGACGCAGTTTTTGCCTATAGGAGAAGGGTTGCTTTTGACGAGGGTCAAAGATAATCAaaagatggtgatgatgaacgATCATCATCGTGACCATGCGAGGAAGAGTCGGTGGGTAGTGAAGGTTGATAAGTGCACTGGAGAGGAACATgtgtttagggttagggttccACGAGGAGAAGCCATTATAGAAGCTTAA